A window of the Dongshaea marina genome harbors these coding sequences:
- a CDS encoding outer membrane protein OmpK produces MKKVLALSVLTAAMASATASAATTTKTEAPAPAKAQQQATTDIHANDYQWMNLKLMRNQNNKPGSGKDTYGELEFGGQSGALDFYGYADLLDILNDSKSTAHDGQDSVFVKLLPRLSIDKLTGKDLSVGPIKEWFLFGLINAQSTTWNNYYGLGVNLDVPGMDVFKINTGFRQVRKDQFTPAAEGWNGYYVGGNWFKKFAEQKNGNYFDFHGYFDYDFGQSDFSNNYSFAILNGMSYNMGKWFVAVDFKYYNNVYNIKDNATGWGQYYTIGYKF; encoded by the coding sequence ATGAAAAAAGTTCTCGCTCTTTCTGTGCTTACTGCAGCTATGGCATCTGCAACCGCTTCTGCTGCGACCACCACCAAAACCGAAGCACCTGCGCCTGCTAAGGCGCAGCAACAAGCCACCACAGACATTCATGCCAATGATTATCAGTGGATGAACCTGAAGCTGATGCGTAACCAGAATAACAAGCCTGGCTCAGGAAAAGACACCTATGGTGAGCTGGAGTTTGGCGGCCAGAGTGGTGCGCTGGACTTCTATGGTTACGCGGACCTGCTGGATATTCTGAATGATTCAAAATCGACTGCTCATGATGGCCAAGACAGCGTATTTGTGAAGTTATTGCCTCGTCTATCCATTGATAAGCTGACCGGCAAAGACCTCTCTGTTGGTCCCATCAAGGAGTGGTTCCTGTTTGGATTGATTAATGCTCAATCGACTACTTGGAACAATTACTATGGTCTGGGAGTGAATCTGGACGTTCCTGGGATGGATGTATTTAAGATCAACACCGGTTTCCGCCAAGTGAGAAAAGATCAGTTTACTCCTGCAGCTGAAGGTTGGAACGGATATTATGTGGGCGGTAACTGGTTCAAGAAGTTTGCTGAGCAAAAAAATGGCAATTACTTCGACTTCCACGGCTACTTTGATTATGACTTTGGCCAGAGTGATTTCTCAAACAACTACTCGTTCGCCATCCTTAATGGTATGAGTTACAACATGGGCAAATGGTTTGTTGCGGTCGACTTTAAGTACTACAACAATGTCTATAACATTAAAGACAACGCAACCGGCTGGGGTCAGTACTACACCATTGGCTATAAATTCTGA
- a CDS encoding amino acid aminotransferase: MFETIESAPADPILGLAEAFRRDTRENKINLGAGIFKDDQGKTPVLPSVKIAEQRLVEGEQSKSYLPIEGDVEYGRLIRELLLGADSSVLQAGRARTAQTPGGTGALKVAADFIARQLPSKRIWISRPSWANHIKIFEAAGLEVKFYTYYDAEQHNLDFAGMKESLAAVKAGDVVLFHGCCHNPTGIDPTLEQWQELAEMSQQGGWLPLFDFAYQGFSTGLEADTQGLRIFAKLHDELLIASSCSKNFSLYKERVGAFTLIAADSEEAERSFSQVKSIIRSNYSNPPAHGAAVVRVILDDPKLRTQWEQELAEMRERIHQMRELMVAKLREHGATADYSFICQQNGMFSFSGLNLQQVTRLKEEFGIYMVDSGRISVAGINPGNVDTLCKAIAQVL, encoded by the coding sequence ATGTTTGAGACTATAGAAAGTGCACCCGCGGATCCAATCCTGGGACTAGCCGAGGCGTTTCGCCGTGATACCCGTGAAAATAAAATTAACCTTGGGGCCGGGATTTTCAAGGATGATCAGGGTAAAACCCCGGTTCTGCCTTCGGTGAAGATCGCCGAGCAGCGCCTGGTTGAAGGAGAGCAGAGTAAAAGCTACCTGCCAATTGAAGGGGATGTTGAATATGGTCGACTGATCCGCGAGCTGCTGTTAGGTGCTGATTCATCAGTTCTTCAGGCCGGGCGAGCCAGAACCGCCCAAACTCCGGGGGGCACCGGAGCCCTTAAGGTCGCCGCCGACTTTATCGCCCGCCAGCTTCCCTCGAAGCGGATCTGGATCAGTCGTCCAAGCTGGGCGAATCATATCAAGATCTTCGAAGCGGCTGGCCTCGAAGTTAAATTTTATACCTACTATGATGCCGAGCAGCATAATCTTGATTTTGCCGGGATGAAGGAGTCTCTCGCGGCGGTCAAGGCCGGAGATGTGGTGCTGTTTCATGGCTGCTGTCATAACCCGACCGGGATCGATCCAACTCTGGAGCAGTGGCAGGAGTTAGCCGAGATGAGTCAGCAGGGGGGATGGTTGCCTTTGTTTGATTTTGCCTACCAGGGGTTCTCAACAGGCCTTGAGGCTGACACTCAGGGGCTGCGGATTTTTGCCAAGCTGCACGATGAGCTCCTGATCGCAAGCTCCTGCTCTAAGAACTTTAGCCTGTATAAGGAGCGGGTGGGTGCCTTTACCCTGATCGCGGCTGACAGTGAAGAAGCAGAGCGTTCATTCTCACAGGTCAAGTCGATCATTCGTAGCAACTACTCCAACCCACCGGCCCATGGTGCAGCGGTTGTGCGCGTTATCCTGGATGATCCTAAGCTTCGTACGCAGTGGGAGCAGGAGTTGGCCGAGATGCGTGAGCGAATTCATCAGATGCGTGAACTGATGGTGGCGAAACTTCGTGAGCATGGTGCAACGGCAGACTACAGTTTTATCTGTCAGCAGAACGGTATGTTCTCTTTCTCCGGGCTTAACCTGCAGCAGGTGACTCGCCTCAAAGAGGAGTTTGGGATCTACATGGTCGATTCAGGGCGGATCAGTGTAGCCGGGATTAACCCCGGGAATGTGGATACTCTGTGTAAGGCGATAGCTCAGGTGCTCTGA
- a CDS encoding amino acid permease yields the protein MQGRHVGSVFILVGAAIGAGMLALPILAAGAGFMVSMLALIGIWAVMLCTSLLTLEVTLAFEDHNNSFGTMAKRTLGLPGSIASWIAYLLLLYATTAAYISGSTSLLNLLLKNGLGIVLPGWVNALSFTLVFGFFVFFSMRAVDYLIRGLLSVKGILIIVTILLLMPYVDFTKLLSSDSQSRYIWAALPIFLNAFGFHFVIPSVTSYCNKDAKALRKIIIIASLIPLVIYILWLMVTLGIIPLSGSHSFERIADTGGSVGGFIDSLGYLVHDKTVNGFINAFSNIAMTTSFLGVSLGLFDFLADGCKRDDSHKGRLQTALLTFIPPLGFAILYPNGFILALEYSTIFAVILEIFLPALMAYKLVRIKELHSEYHCVFNRPLMTGLLLLFGVVMIGLVAMDRLHLLPYVF from the coding sequence ATGCAGGGAAGGCATGTTGGAAGTGTATTTATTTTGGTTGGTGCGGCAATAGGAGCCGGGATGTTAGCGCTACCGATTTTGGCGGCAGGGGCTGGTTTTATGGTTTCTATGCTGGCGCTCATCGGGATCTGGGCCGTGATGCTTTGTACCTCATTACTGACTCTGGAGGTAACTCTCGCCTTTGAGGATCACAACAACAGCTTCGGAACCATGGCAAAACGTACCCTTGGTCTGCCGGGGAGTATCGCGTCCTGGATCGCTTATCTGTTGCTGCTATATGCCACAACAGCAGCCTACATCTCAGGGAGTACATCCCTGCTCAATCTGCTGCTTAAAAATGGGCTGGGCATAGTGTTGCCTGGCTGGGTCAATGCACTGAGTTTTACCCTGGTGTTTGGATTTTTTGTGTTTTTTAGCATGCGGGCCGTCGACTATCTGATCCGGGGACTGCTCTCGGTCAAGGGTATCTTGATCATAGTGACCATCCTTTTATTGATGCCCTATGTTGATTTCACAAAGCTTTTGAGTAGCGACTCTCAAAGCCGTTATATCTGGGCGGCACTGCCTATTTTTCTTAACGCATTCGGTTTTCACTTTGTGATCCCAAGCGTGACGAGCTATTGCAATAAGGATGCGAAGGCACTGCGCAAGATCATCATTATTGCATCACTGATCCCCCTGGTGATCTACATCCTGTGGTTGATGGTTACCCTTGGGATCATCCCCCTCAGTGGCTCCCATAGCTTTGAGAGAATTGCTGACACCGGGGGCTCGGTGGGAGGCTTTATCGATTCCCTGGGTTACCTGGTTCATGACAAAACCGTAAATGGTTTTATCAATGCTTTTTCAAATATCGCAATGACCACCTCATTCCTGGGGGTATCTCTTGGACTATTTGATTTTCTTGCCGATGGTTGCAAGCGGGATGATTCTCACAAGGGACGGCTCCAAACCGCACTCTTGACCTTTATCCCGCCGCTGGGTTTTGCGATCCTCTATCCCAATGGATTTATCCTTGCGCTGGAGTACTCAACTATCTTTGCCGTGATACTGGAGATATTCCTTCCGGCACTGATGGCGTATAAATTGGTGAGAATCAAAGAGTTGCATTCAGAGTATCACTGTGTGTTCAATCGACCGCTGATGACCGGGTTATTATTGCTGTTTGGTGTGGTCATGATAGGCTTGGTGGCGATGGACAGGCTTCATCTCCTGCCCTATGTTTTCTGA
- a CDS encoding DUF3466 family protein, which yields MRHAKKLVSTSVALALAVAAGNANAAIYYTITDISATAPSGANFGPYPQAISPDGSKYSGTFFASNPWLYFLSQASQFNSSDRFSFERGCWLDSGVCDARWEPSNVTPNAYAYVWRQGITGASDIYRYPFTSDNLTAASGNALVTAYSDETSPQTAGYTSSRPSNRSAEFNSTALMASFSPGGNSPYSQANALVNLGSNKYLVGGTYAFNYGGNPDGTTSASASYTNCYSGDTSKFNNSYGTSTDSVDLRYCPGYNTAAALWLVDNTTPSAVTQSLIGTDTASAGSSYIIKTASINGFNYDTGSSLVYAAGYIASSANDSDDNNGALDGRNKAAFWVFSSTSPSTKSPIPIGSDPTDDTGSSSNLRNSWAIGVTGEVSGSRYVVGNNQYQGSSNNNFPTQMFTAKVSSSAVVSQNNNPVSINSGEDLVANAVNPDGLVVGWRDSRETVNTQVINGSGRKPVAFMYNIQSGGSWYLNDLICTSSSDCSQHGKYYWITNASDVDDSGNILAEAKQYNSYDDWANDINYTTVMIKLTRTMTSDPSGSYVVRNVPAGSPDLNEGGGSFSWMLGLLLPLALWRRFGKAKK from the coding sequence ATGCGTCATGCAAAAAAATTGGTTTCTACGTCGGTGGCACTGGCGTTGGCGGTTGCGGCAGGTAATGCGAATGCAGCCATCTACTACACGATTACCGATATATCGGCTACAGCGCCTTCCGGAGCTAATTTTGGGCCCTACCCACAGGCGATCTCCCCAGATGGAAGCAAATATTCGGGGACTTTTTTCGCGAGCAATCCATGGCTCTATTTTTTAAGCCAGGCATCTCAGTTTAACTCTAGCGATCGTTTCAGTTTTGAACGGGGCTGTTGGCTGGATAGTGGAGTCTGTGATGCACGTTGGGAACCGAGTAATGTGACGCCAAATGCTTATGCCTATGTGTGGCGTCAGGGGATTACCGGGGCATCAGATATATATCGCTATCCATTTACAAGCGATAATCTAACCGCGGCATCTGGTAATGCTCTGGTAACGGCATATTCTGATGAAACCTCGCCTCAAACGGCTGGTTATACAAGTAGCAGACCATCAAATCGCTCAGCGGAGTTTAACTCGACAGCTCTCATGGCTTCCTTTTCTCCTGGAGGGAATTCACCCTATAGCCAGGCGAATGCACTTGTTAACCTTGGCTCAAATAAATATTTGGTTGGTGGTACTTACGCCTTCAACTACGGGGGCAACCCCGATGGTACAACTTCTGCGTCTGCAAGCTATACCAATTGCTACTCTGGAGATACAAGTAAATTTAACAATAGCTATGGGACTTCTACAGATAGCGTAGACTTGCGTTATTGCCCTGGCTATAACACAGCGGCTGCCTTATGGCTTGTCGATAATACGACCCCTTCAGCAGTCACCCAGTCATTGATTGGAACTGATACGGCATCTGCTGGTAGCTCTTACATCATCAAAACTGCTTCAATTAACGGCTTTAACTACGATACGGGCAGTAGTTTAGTTTACGCTGCAGGCTATATAGCAAGCTCAGCTAATGACAGTGATGATAATAACGGTGCTTTAGATGGGCGAAACAAAGCCGCTTTCTGGGTGTTTAGCTCAACAAGTCCTTCTACTAAATCGCCCATTCCGATTGGTTCTGACCCAACTGATGACACAGGTAGCAGCTCGAATCTACGCAATAGCTGGGCTATTGGGGTGACGGGTGAAGTCTCAGGTAGCCGCTATGTGGTAGGCAATAACCAGTATCAGGGAAGCAGTAATAATAACTTCCCAACCCAGATGTTCACCGCCAAGGTTTCATCTTCGGCAGTGGTTAGCCAAAATAACAATCCTGTCAGCATTAACAGCGGCGAGGACTTGGTTGCAAATGCTGTGAATCCGGATGGCTTAGTCGTGGGTTGGCGGGACAGTCGTGAGACGGTGAATACTCAGGTGATTAATGGCAGTGGTCGTAAGCCCGTCGCCTTTATGTATAACATTCAAAGCGGGGGGAGCTGGTATCTTAATGATCTCATTTGTACCAGCAGCAGTGATTGTAGCCAACATGGCAAGTATTACTGGATTACCAATGCATCAGACGTCGACGATAGTGGTAATATCCTGGCAGAAGCGAAGCAGTATAACAGCTACGATGACTGGGCGAATGATATAAATTATACAACGGTGATGATCAAGCTAACCCGCACTATGACGAGCGATCCAAGTGGTTCCTATGTGGTCAGAAATGTCCCGGCTGGCTCCCCTGATCTGAATGAAGGTGGTGGTTCCTTCTCCTGGATGTTAGGTCTGCTTCTGCCGCTGGCGCTATGGCGTCGTTTTGGGAAGGCGAAAAAATAG
- a CDS encoding response regulator, which produces MNKKILIVDDHPLISGALSKILSGYSNVEVLDMLHDGKSVYNYCLNNRVDIIILDLMLPDMHGIDVINQIKRRWENIQILVITSLDNTNIINEVIDAGASGFVSKNSDEQELLAAIRTVIAGGRYFCNYEVISNPDNEKPSKGKLSVREKQIVKLIASGYKSREISEELCISLKTVENHRSNIMQKLGARNMADVINYANQRGLE; this is translated from the coding sequence ATGAATAAAAAGATTTTAATTGTAGATGATCATCCACTGATATCCGGTGCTTTAAGTAAGATATTGTCCGGGTACTCTAATGTTGAAGTCCTGGATATGCTGCATGATGGTAAGTCCGTATATAATTATTGTTTAAATAATAGGGTCGATATTATCATTTTGGATCTGATGCTTCCGGATATGCATGGCATCGATGTAATCAATCAGATCAAGCGGCGCTGGGAGAATATCCAGATCCTTGTCATAACATCTTTGGATAACACGAATATTATTAATGAAGTGATTGATGCCGGTGCGTCGGGATTTGTTTCTAAGAACAGTGATGAGCAGGAGCTGCTTGCTGCGATCCGTACAGTGATCGCTGGAGGGCGGTATTTTTGTAATTATGAAGTTATTTCTAATCCTGATAACGAGAAGCCTAGCAAGGGTAAGCTCTCTGTCAGAGAAAAGCAGATCGTTAAACTTATCGCATCAGGTTATAAGAGTCGAGAGATCTCAGAAGAGCTCTGTATTAGTCTAAAAACCGTTGAGAACCACAGGTCAAATATTATGCAGAAGCTGGGTGCTCGTAATATGGCTGATGTGATCAATTATGCAAATCAGAGAGGCCTGGAGTAA
- a CDS encoding substrate-binding periplasmic protein: MMSRSSILIFTLLLTINIGHSKTLELVTLQYPPYEFREDGEVKGLAVELVTEAFKRMNQPIRITLLPWARALQEVKLGRADGIFTAYKTPERELFAEYSLEVLIPQTVSLFVRADSRISFNGDLYALKNHSFGVVRSISYGALFDAFIKSPDIPLLDISNSGEQNMKKLLRGRFDILVSNKYGAWYILRKMNKQDQVKELIPQIQSVPSYIAFSRKNNLSRIRERFDNALRSMQRDGSYQRIVDAYGKPAPTTRHK; the protein is encoded by the coding sequence ATGATGAGCAGGAGCTCAATCCTTATCTTTACTCTGCTCCTCACGATCAACATTGGACATAGCAAGACACTGGAGCTGGTGACCCTACAATATCCACCCTACGAGTTTCGTGAAGATGGTGAAGTTAAAGGGCTCGCCGTTGAGCTTGTTACCGAAGCCTTTAAAAGAATGAACCAACCGATACGGATTACCCTACTGCCCTGGGCCAGAGCATTACAAGAGGTGAAACTAGGAAGAGCAGATGGGATCTTTACCGCCTATAAAACACCGGAGCGAGAACTCTTTGCCGAATACTCCTTGGAAGTGCTGATCCCTCAGACCGTATCTCTCTTTGTGCGAGCGGACTCCAGGATTAGCTTCAATGGCGATCTCTATGCGCTCAAAAACCATAGCTTTGGGGTGGTTCGCAGCATCAGTTACGGCGCTCTGTTTGATGCCTTTATCAAAAGTCCGGATATTCCTCTGCTAGACATCAGCAATTCCGGGGAGCAAAACATGAAGAAACTGTTACGTGGGCGGTTTGATATTTTGGTCAGTAATAAATATGGTGCCTGGTATATCTTGCGAAAGATGAATAAACAGGACCAGGTCAAAGAGCTGATCCCACAAATCCAGAGCGTTCCCAGCTACATCGCCTTTTCCAGAAAAAATAACCTCTCCAGGATTCGTGAACGGTTTGATAATGCGCTCAGGTCGATGCAGCGCGATGGCAGCTATCAGCGGATTGTGGATGCCTACGGAAAACCCGCACCCACAACCCGTCATAAATAA
- the rmf gene encoding ribosome modulation factor — protein sequence MKRQKRDRLERAHSRGYQAGLGGRAKDDCPYQGTDARGHWLGGWREAMEDRNTGLFVK from the coding sequence ATGAAGAGACAAAAACGAGATCGTTTGGAAAGAGCCCATTCACGTGGTTATCAGGCGGGTCTGGGTGGTCGTGCTAAAGATGACTGTCCTTACCAGGGGACAGACGCCAGGGGCCATTGGCTAGGTGGCTGGCGTGAAGCGATGGAAGACAGGAATACCGGCCTCTTCGTAAAGTGA
- the sbcB gene encoding exodeoxyribonuclease I, translating to MHSAQTNTSFYWHDYETFGINPATDRPAQFAGIRTDSELNIIGEPLELYCKVPTDYLPQPQACLITGITPQKANRLGLPESEFIQRIHQEFSQPGSCIIGYNNIRFDDEVTRNLLYRNFYDPYTYSYQKGNSRWDLLDVVRACYALRPDGIEWPTDEETGDPVFKLERLSAANGLEHANAHDAVSDVMVTIEFARLIRKAQPRLFDYLFKQRGKKEVSELMDMQSLKPFVHVSGMIPAAQGCVTWMSAVGRHPLQQNAIICVNLAKDITPLIELNVEELKAALYTPRQDRAEDHPEVPVKLIHTNKCPVVAPASTLSEERAEELGINRAQCRTSLNLLRDNLTLIRTKLTELYDEGYETPDHQDPDRMIYSGGFFSAQDKQQFAIIHRLTPEALAEQAFEFQDPRLKEMLFRYRARNYPYTLKESELARWQSHRQDYFEQHSQPFILELENQLQQYTDDEHKSGVLKALYHYAEGL from the coding sequence ATGCATTCTGCTCAGACTAACACCAGTTTCTACTGGCATGATTATGAAACCTTTGGCATAAACCCTGCGACGGACCGCCCGGCACAGTTTGCCGGGATTCGAACCGATAGTGAGCTCAATATCATAGGTGAGCCTCTTGAGCTCTACTGTAAAGTCCCGACCGATTACCTGCCCCAACCTCAGGCGTGTCTCATCACAGGGATCACCCCGCAAAAAGCCAATCGCCTCGGGCTCCCGGAAAGTGAGTTTATTCAGAGGATTCATCAGGAGTTTAGTCAGCCCGGCAGCTGCATCATAGGCTACAATAATATCCGCTTTGATGATGAGGTAACCCGCAACCTCTTATATCGCAATTTTTACGATCCCTATACCTATAGCTACCAAAAAGGTAATTCACGTTGGGATCTGCTGGATGTGGTCCGTGCCTGTTATGCATTGCGTCCCGATGGCATTGAGTGGCCCACCGATGAAGAGACTGGCGATCCTGTGTTTAAGCTGGAACGTTTGAGTGCCGCCAATGGCCTTGAACACGCCAACGCCCACGATGCTGTGTCTGATGTGATGGTGACCATTGAGTTTGCCCGCCTTATCCGCAAAGCTCAACCACGCCTGTTTGACTACCTATTTAAACAGCGGGGTAAAAAAGAGGTGAGTGAGCTCATGGATATGCAGAGCCTCAAACCCTTCGTGCATGTCTCGGGGATGATCCCGGCGGCTCAGGGCTGTGTCACCTGGATGTCAGCTGTGGGGCGTCACCCACTTCAGCAAAATGCGATTATCTGTGTCAATCTGGCTAAAGATATCACCCCACTCATCGAGCTCAATGTCGAAGAGCTAAAAGCGGCACTCTATACCCCGCGCCAGGACAGGGCCGAGGATCACCCTGAAGTTCCGGTCAAGCTTATTCATACCAATAAGTGCCCCGTGGTCGCCCCTGCCAGCACCCTGAGTGAGGAGCGTGCCGAGGAGTTAGGTATCAACCGGGCTCAATGTCGTACCAGCCTCAATCTCTTAAGAGATAATCTAACCCTGATCCGAACCAAGCTAACCGAGCTCTACGATGAGGGATACGAAACACCAGATCATCAGGATCCGGATCGAATGATCTACAGCGGTGGATTTTTCTCGGCCCAGGATAAACAGCAGTTTGCGATTATCCATCGCCTGACACCCGAAGCCCTGGCTGAACAGGCGTTTGAGTTTCAGGATCCACGTCTTAAGGAGATGCTGTTTCGCTATCGGGCCCGTAACTACCCTTACACCCTAAAGGAATCAGAGCTAGCGCGCTGGCAGTCTCATCGCCAGGATTATTTTGAGCAGCACAGCCAGCCTTTCATCCTGGAGCTGGAAAATCAACTGCAGCAATATACGGATGATGAGCACAAGAGCGGGGTCCTAAAAGCCCTTTATCACTACGCCGAGGGATTGTAA
- a CDS encoding ATP-binding protein, whose translation MRKSADNGYLWGDFKNKTQGAFVVDIAKKISGNTLIGFSVEFDLSEYESDRDVNYYQFLLYKRDHLLGLGDAYKKLGKATIAYLETKDAKRADGTYSYGQFMLVQRSIHDSPIKIVMAYPVSEIVLASLPPVLHMLVLFFIFLIALVAYIFYQIRRDLTQPLKKFITAVDRIEPGDLSVRLPMGRYDELGQFSDKFNQLLSQLDDLYRNLELKVQQRTEELSEAKQNAELANQRKSDHIANISHEIRTPLNGVMLSLDILRNLGLGQEENKLIETASSAAKSLLDIVNNLLDLSRVESGVILISVKEFDLFEMIDESMLSICQQAHDKGVDLQTLVDPGTPVTIIADKQRIRQTLTNLLGNAVKYTDHGMIQLKVSYQQGQLLFDVKDTGIGIDEKDIDRVFDNYEKVSEFSVGTGIGLSLSRELARLMGGEIKVSSRLGIGSEFTLCLPVEKGADNRISDFRKRPVEIAPSLKPQLAMWELELKITAQAQLDESLRYLPGRLYQWLHQVCESNVSTKSVSSKEELQPWSLKVLIVDDVKTNRVLIGQMLSQLGHEVFLAKSGVEALEMGRVTIFDLVLLDLRMPEMDGRETYRSWKDESSEILDPEAMIIAISAHAETKEISSILALGMDGYLVKPVSRESLNDVLNRAIDYQIQRGIDLSARKSKQRSLIGSEVIEDDLWLYFNKARQAYLKSQKEEFFEAIHALRGCAGTAGLKELFKLSSVLDDRELSWDAKIDLTLSEIEALIQDLKPEE comes from the coding sequence TTGAGAAAATCAGCAGATAATGGATATCTCTGGGGAGACTTTAAGAACAAAACCCAGGGTGCTTTTGTCGTTGATATTGCAAAGAAAATATCAGGGAATACCCTGATTGGATTTTCCGTTGAGTTTGATCTATCTGAGTATGAAAGTGATAGAGATGTGAACTATTATCAGTTCCTTCTCTATAAGAGGGATCACCTTCTGGGTTTAGGGGATGCGTATAAAAAACTCGGCAAGGCAACGATCGCCTACCTTGAAACAAAAGATGCCAAGAGGGCCGATGGCACCTACAGCTATGGCCAATTTATGCTGGTACAACGGTCGATTCATGATAGCCCTATCAAGATTGTCATGGCTTATCCAGTATCTGAGATAGTCCTGGCCTCCCTTCCACCCGTGTTACACATGCTGGTGCTGTTTTTTATTTTTTTGATTGCTCTGGTGGCTTATATTTTCTATCAGATCAGAAGAGATCTGACACAGCCTCTGAAGAAATTCATAACTGCGGTTGATCGCATCGAGCCTGGGGATCTTTCTGTTCGCCTGCCCATGGGGCGCTACGACGAGCTTGGGCAGTTTTCAGATAAATTTAATCAACTCCTTTCACAGCTTGATGATTTATATAGGAATCTTGAACTAAAGGTTCAACAAAGAACAGAGGAGTTATCTGAGGCTAAACAAAATGCTGAATTAGCCAACCAAAGAAAAAGTGATCACATTGCGAATATCAGCCATGAAATACGAACTCCCCTTAATGGAGTGATGCTGTCTCTGGATATTCTGAGAAACTTAGGGCTGGGTCAGGAGGAAAATAAACTGATTGAAACGGCATCATCGGCTGCAAAATCACTGTTGGATATAGTGAATAACCTTCTTGATCTCTCAAGAGTCGAGTCCGGAGTGATCCTGATTTCTGTAAAGGAATTTGATCTCTTTGAGATGATTGATGAGAGTATGCTGAGCATTTGTCAGCAGGCTCATGACAAAGGAGTTGATCTACAGACGCTGGTTGATCCCGGGACACCTGTTACCATCATCGCAGATAAGCAACGGATCCGCCAAACACTGACGAATTTACTCGGCAATGCTGTGAAATATACCGATCATGGCATGATCCAGCTCAAAGTATCTTACCAGCAGGGACAGCTGTTGTTTGATGTAAAAGATACAGGGATCGGCATCGATGAGAAGGATATCGACAGAGTTTTTGATAACTATGAAAAAGTAAGCGAGTTTAGTGTTGGCACAGGTATCGGCCTGTCCCTATCAAGGGAGCTTGCCAGGCTCATGGGTGGAGAGATCAAGGTAAGTAGCAGGCTGGGGATCGGCAGTGAGTTTACCTTATGCCTGCCTGTTGAAAAGGGCGCCGACAACAGGATATCAGATTTTCGGAAAAGGCCCGTGGAGATTGCTCCCAGCCTGAAGCCTCAGCTTGCAATGTGGGAGCTTGAGCTAAAAATAACAGCGCAAGCTCAGCTTGATGAGTCTCTGAGGTATTTGCCCGGGCGATTATACCAATGGCTTCACCAGGTATGTGAGTCAAACGTATCTACAAAAAGTGTATCGTCCAAGGAGGAGCTTCAACCCTGGTCGTTGAAAGTGCTTATTGTGGATGATGTAAAAACAAACCGGGTCCTTATTGGTCAGATGCTCAGTCAGCTTGGCCATGAAGTATTTCTGGCTAAAAGTGGTGTTGAAGCCCTGGAGATGGGAAGAGTCACTATCTTTGATCTGGTCCTGCTGGATCTGAGAATGCCTGAGATGGATGGTCGCGAAACCTACCGTAGTTGGAAGGATGAGTCTAGTGAGATCTTAGATCCGGAGGCCATGATCATTGCAATCTCTGCACACGCAGAGACGAAAGAGATCAGCAGCATATTGGCTTTAGGGATGGATGGTTATCTGGTGAAGCCTGTATCGCGTGAAAGTCTTAACGATGTGCTTAACCGTGCGATTGACTACCAAATTCAGCGGGGGATCGACTTGTCAGCCAGAAAATCGAAACAGCGAAGTCTGATTGGCTCCGAAGTTATTGAAGATGATCTTTGGCTCTATTTTAACAAGGCTCGTCAGGCTTATCTTAAGTCGCAGAAAGAGGAGTTTTTTGAGGCGATCCATGCTCTGAGAGGCTGTGCCGGAACCGCTGGGTTGAAAGAGCTTTTTAAACTATCCAGCGTGCTTGATGATAGAGAGCTTTCCTGGGATGCAAAGATTGATTTGACGCTCAGCGAGATTGAAGCCTTGATCCAGGATCTTAAGCCTGAAGAGTAA